A single genomic interval of Legionella israelensis harbors:
- a CDS encoding shikimate kinase produces MNQCKRVFIVGHPGAGKELLGKTLAEKLNWRFIDADLGLEYYVGRSLNEIVGKEGEKKFLDCQSEILSAQMNKERVVITTDASVVDSEKNTQILFSEFVVFLNASPSVQLERVSKSFLPLLPGLELKDFFEKLHTQRDHLYQQVANVTINTDNGKLEEHAEHVLKKISEKEA; encoded by the coding sequence ATGAACCAATGTAAACGTGTTTTTATTGTGGGTCATCCTGGTGCCGGCAAAGAATTGCTGGGAAAAACTCTGGCTGAAAAGCTCAATTGGCGGTTTATTGATGCTGATCTTGGATTGGAATACTACGTGGGTCGAAGCTTAAATGAGATAGTTGGAAAAGAAGGCGAAAAAAAATTTCTTGATTGTCAATCAGAAATATTATCGGCACAGATGAATAAAGAAAGGGTCGTCATTACAACGGATGCAAGCGTTGTGGATAGTGAAAAAAATACTCAAATACTGTTCTCGGAATTTGTTGTGTTTCTCAATGCAAGTCCATCTGTCCAGTTAGAGCGTGTATCGAAAAGTTTTCTTCCCTTGTTACCAGGTCTTGAACTTAAAGATTTTTTTGAAAAACTTCATACTCAACGTGATCATTTATATCAACAGGTGGCTAATGTGACCATTAATACGGACAATGGGAAACTTGAAGAACATGCAGAGCATGTTTTGAAAAAGATTTCGGAAAAAGAGGCTTGA
- a CDS encoding GNAT family N-acetyltransferase yields the protein MIKIDFLKNHPHIIPSLAQIWHKVLGSIWMPDKSIEDVEQCFFSHLNDGQMPLTFVAFHHNKPVGMCSLRENDGIRSDLTPWLASLVVDSDYQKRGIGKLLMDSTKQKAKQLGFAELFLFAFAPKVCAYYEKLEWEKIAMDQFAEHPVTVMKTLLTDKNEA from the coding sequence ATGATTAAAATTGATTTTCTCAAAAATCATCCACACATCATTCCATCCCTGGCCCAGATCTGGCATAAGGTGTTAGGTAGTATCTGGATGCCTGATAAATCCATTGAAGACGTCGAGCAATGTTTTTTTAGTCATTTGAATGACGGGCAAATGCCATTAACATTTGTAGCTTTTCATCATAATAAACCCGTGGGTATGTGCAGTTTGCGGGAGAATGACGGCATTCGTTCTGATTTGACACCTTGGCTTGCTTCACTTGTCGTTGACTCCGATTATCAAAAGCGAGGCATTGGTAAATTACTGATGGATTCCACTAAACAAAAAGCAAAACAATTAGGATTTGCAGAACTTTTCCTTTTTGCCTTTGCTCCCAAAGTTTGCGCTTATTATGAAAAGCTTGAATGGGAAAAAATAGCAATGGATCAATTTGCCGAACATCCTGTCACTGTAATGAAAACCCTCCTCACTGATAAGAATGAAGCTTGA
- a CDS encoding MFS transporter, with protein MSLKNNLLLQKLYPWLIWTLAAGFFFYKYFIQVSPSVISSQLMNTFALSGAGLGHLAACFFYAYLIMQIPAGLILDRYSPRMILFLASFLCAVGILIFAHSQQLYWAELSRFLNGLTAAFAAVACFKLITLWFPPERFALMAGLSMAMAMLGAISGEAPLSYLVSRYDWRKSLEIIAVFGFLLSFLILFILSDKKTDGAQRKKPEKLFPNIKGICKNRQTWLLSLYSGLAFSPVSVFGGLWGVSFIEKAYGLVSINAASAVSLIFVGFAIGCPFSGWLSDYMQRRKPLMWFGTLTAFLSLSLILYAPISSFILYFLLFLFGLGTSCFFLCFSMIKEIHSLVFAGTVLGFMNTFDSLCEALTEPFVGKLLDISWNGQQLNGVRLFSVVDYRFGLSVLSIYLALSIFLLFFIKETGTHCK; from the coding sequence ATGTCATTAAAAAATAATTTACTACTTCAGAAACTGTATCCCTGGCTGATATGGACACTAGCCGCAGGCTTCTTTTTTTATAAATACTTTATTCAAGTATCTCCCAGTGTCATTAGTTCTCAACTGATGAATACTTTTGCTCTATCTGGTGCAGGATTAGGTCATTTAGCCGCCTGTTTTTTTTATGCTTATCTCATCATGCAAATACCGGCAGGCCTTATTTTAGATCGATACAGTCCGCGCATGATTTTGTTTTTGGCTTCTTTTTTATGTGCCGTAGGTATATTGATTTTTGCTCATTCTCAGCAACTTTACTGGGCAGAATTAAGTCGTTTCTTAAATGGTTTGACCGCGGCTTTCGCGGCAGTAGCCTGTTTTAAGTTGATAACTTTATGGTTTCCCCCGGAGCGATTTGCACTCATGGCCGGTCTAAGCATGGCCATGGCGATGTTAGGAGCTATCAGTGGGGAAGCGCCGCTATCGTATTTGGTGAGCCGGTATGATTGGCGCAAATCCTTGGAAATTATTGCTGTTTTTGGGTTTTTATTGTCTTTTCTCATTCTGTTTATTTTATCGGATAAAAAAACAGATGGTGCTCAAAGAAAGAAACCTGAGAAATTATTTCCAAATATCAAGGGTATTTGTAAAAACAGGCAAACCTGGTTGTTGTCACTGTACAGTGGACTGGCTTTTTCTCCTGTTTCTGTGTTTGGTGGCTTATGGGGCGTTTCCTTTATTGAGAAAGCTTATGGGCTGGTATCCATAAATGCAGCAAGTGCTGTTTCACTTATTTTTGTAGGCTTTGCCATTGGATGTCCTTTCAGTGGCTGGCTCTCTGATTATATGCAGAGGCGCAAACCACTCATGTGGTTTGGTACCTTAACGGCCTTTTTGAGTCTTAGTCTCATATTGTATGCTCCCATTTCATCTTTCATTTTATATTTTCTTTTATTTTTATTTGGTCTTGGCACCAGTTGCTTTTTTCTCTGCTTTTCCATGATAAAAGAAATCCATTCTTTGGTTTTTGCCGGAACGGTATTGGGTTTTATGAACACTTTTGATTCGCTTTGTGAAGCTTTAACGGAGCCTTTTGTAGGTAAATTATTGGATATTAGCTGGAATGGACAGCAGTTAAATGGTGTTCGATTGTTTTCGGTGGTTGATTATCGTTTCGGACTATCCGTGTTATCGATTTATTTGGCGCTTTCTATTTTTCTTTTGTTTTTTATCAAGGAAACTGGAACGCATTGTAAATAA
- a CDS encoding IS701 family transposase has translation MDMLDIYSDYLICQNKYATATGLSEMLDGEFAHDKVTRFLRLQDFGSKALWNYVKKSVRESEASDGVLLLDDSIEEKPYTDENEINCWHYSHAKGDVVKGINILTCMVRYGDFSVPVGYEVIKKDVAFCDIETRQARRKSSTTKNELFRKLIAQAVSNHVLFDFVLADNWFGSKANMAYIHNDLQKSFIIGIKSNRTLALSKNDANNGRYTKVRELELEEDIAHTVYLKGLDFPVRLLKKIFKNENGSTGVLYLVSNDMTSSAERLYEVYQKRWRIEEYHKSIKQNASLNKSPTRTVKTQSNHIFAAIIAYCKLEMMKIKTKLNHFAIKYKLILRANQIAMQELKNMAR, from the coding sequence ATGGATATGCTTGATATTTATAGTGACTATTTGATTTGCCAGAATAAATATGCAACAGCTACAGGTTTATCGGAGATGTTGGATGGTGAATTTGCTCACGACAAGGTGACACGATTTTTACGACTACAAGATTTTGGTTCCAAAGCGCTCTGGAATTATGTCAAGAAGTCAGTCAGGGAGAGTGAAGCATCAGACGGTGTTCTTTTATTGGATGACTCGATTGAGGAGAAGCCTTACACGGATGAGAATGAAATTAATTGTTGGCATTATTCCCATGCTAAAGGTGATGTGGTCAAAGGGATTAATATCCTGACCTGCATGGTTCGGTATGGTGACTTCAGTGTTCCTGTTGGTTATGAAGTTATCAAAAAAGACGTTGCTTTTTGTGACATTGAAACAAGGCAAGCTCGCAGAAAGTCATCCACGACTAAAAATGAACTTTTTCGCAAGCTTATCGCACAAGCGGTTAGTAATCATGTGTTGTTTGACTTTGTACTTGCGGACAATTGGTTTGGCTCGAAGGCCAATATGGCTTACATCCATAATGACCTTCAAAAATCGTTTATTATTGGGATTAAATCTAATCGAACCTTAGCTTTATCCAAAAACGACGCCAACAACGGACGGTACACAAAAGTCAGAGAATTAGAGCTTGAAGAGGACATAGCCCACACAGTCTATCTCAAGGGATTAGACTTCCCAGTGAGGCTTTTGAAGAAAATTTTCAAAAACGAAAATGGTTCTACAGGGGTTCTCTATCTCGTTTCTAATGACATGACCAGCAGTGCCGAACGTCTTTATGAAGTGTACCAGAAACGGTGGCGGATTGAAGAGTATCACAAGTCAATTAAACAAAATGCAAGCCTGAACAAGTCTCCAACCCGTACGGTTAAAACACAATCCAACCATATCTTTGCCGCAATCATTGCATACTGCAAACTGGAAATGATGAAAATAAAGACAAAATTGAATCACTTTGCCATCAAGTACAAATTAATACTCAGGGCTAACCAAATTGCTATGCAGGAGTTAAAAAATATGGCTCGTTAA
- a CDS encoding IS256 family transposase, translated as MTDYNITVGKELLPELLSSQDGLAKLVEGVLNQVLEAQVSESLGADKHERSGERIGYRNGYRPRQLYTRVGPVTLQVPQTRDGSFSTDIFKRYQRSEQAFVLALMEMVVNGVSTRKVNNITEELCGASFSKSTVSQLCSGLDARVRAFNERRFDGDNYPFIMVDAMFIKCRDGDRVVSRAALTISGIRSDGYREILGLRIGDTESYATWDEAFKWLKSRGLKGVMYVVSDQHAGLVEAARKHFQGATWQRCQVHLMRNILGHCSVRHRKDVAEKAKLVFQAPDMEEARRRRDDFIDAFEKKAPKSVTCLEEAFDDAMVVMALPEKYRKRLRTTNMQERINEEIRRRERVIRIFPNDDSAWRLIGALLAEQNEQWQSRRYLNMDEFNDWLAENEAGKSNVVGMNALTK; from the coding sequence ATGACGGATTACAATATTACAGTTGGAAAGGAATTGCTTCCAGAACTTTTATCAAGCCAGGATGGGCTCGCAAAGCTTGTTGAAGGTGTATTGAATCAGGTATTGGAGGCACAGGTGTCAGAAAGTCTGGGAGCAGACAAGCATGAACGTTCAGGTGAACGTATAGGCTATCGTAACGGTTACCGTCCAAGACAACTATACACTCGTGTGGGACCAGTCACTCTTCAAGTGCCGCAGACACGTGATGGCTCTTTTTCTACCGATATTTTTAAGCGCTATCAACGCAGTGAGCAGGCTTTTGTATTGGCTCTGATGGAAATGGTTGTTAATGGCGTATCAACCAGAAAAGTTAATAACATTACTGAAGAACTTTGCGGTGCTAGTTTTTCAAAGTCAACCGTCAGTCAACTGTGTTCTGGTCTTGATGCAAGAGTCAGAGCCTTCAACGAGCGTCGGTTTGATGGTGACAACTACCCATTTATCATGGTTGATGCGATGTTTATCAAGTGTCGTGATGGTGACAGAGTCGTGTCTCGAGCAGCCTTGACCATCTCGGGTATCAGAAGTGATGGCTACCGTGAAATACTGGGCCTTCGCATTGGTGACACTGAGAGCTATGCTACATGGGATGAAGCGTTTAAATGGCTAAAATCTCGTGGGCTAAAAGGCGTGATGTATGTTGTGTCAGACCAGCATGCAGGGCTTGTGGAAGCGGCTAGAAAGCACTTTCAAGGTGCAACCTGGCAACGATGCCAAGTTCACTTGATGCGCAACATCCTCGGGCACTGCTCTGTCAGACACCGCAAAGATGTTGCTGAAAAGGCAAAGCTTGTTTTTCAGGCACCTGATATGGAAGAAGCCAGGCGTAGACGCGATGATTTTATTGATGCCTTTGAGAAAAAAGCACCAAAATCAGTTACCTGCCTTGAGGAGGCTTTTGACGATGCCATGGTAGTTATGGCGTTGCCGGAGAAATACAGGAAGCGACTTCGCACCACCAACATGCAAGAGCGAATTAACGAGGAAATCAGGCGCCGAGAACGAGTGATAAGGATATTTCCTAATGATGATTCTGCATGGCGGCTGATTGGCGCTTTATTAGCTGAACAAAACGAGCAGTGGCAATCAAGGCGTTATCTTAATATGGACGAATTTAATGACTGGCTGGCTGAGAATGAAGCCGGAAAGTCTAATGTTGTAGGGATGAATGCTTTGACTAAATAA
- a CDS encoding transporter substrate-binding domain-containing protein has protein sequence MKRFMFIILFLGSLYAYGKTLTVGVPTYAPPFVSTSGHGNIYFGFSIDLMNAICKDIQIKCKYKGENFHELYSLLNNEEIDILLAPTPIAPLNNSNYIFSLPYLESNARFVTLQSNTHINTIMDLKGKKVGALKYTLYGKLLEDDFENLYILIQFSKITDMASALANKKIDGVILNADVAKYLISSSTIGLKFVGDEIPAGEGFGIMSLKKNAPLIQQINDALLKMEEDGTYLNIYNTYFGN, from the coding sequence ATGAAACGATTCATGTTCATCATCTTATTCCTTGGTAGCCTTTATGCCTACGGAAAAACGCTCACTGTAGGAGTTCCCACGTATGCACCGCCTTTCGTATCTACATCTGGTCATGGCAACATATATTTTGGCTTCAGCATCGATTTGATGAATGCGATTTGCAAGGACATACAAATAAAGTGCAAATATAAGGGAGAGAATTTCCATGAGTTATACAGTCTTCTAAATAATGAAGAAATTGATATCCTTCTTGCACCTACCCCCATTGCCCCCCTTAACAACAGTAACTATATCTTCAGTCTTCCTTACTTAGAAAGTAATGCACGGTTTGTCACCTTACAATCCAATACTCATATTAATACCATCATGGATCTTAAGGGTAAAAAAGTTGGGGCATTAAAATACACTTTATATGGTAAATTATTGGAAGATGATTTTGAAAATTTGTACATTTTAATACAATTTTCAAAAATTACAGACATGGCATCCGCACTAGCCAATAAAAAAATTGACGGTGTCATTCTTAATGCAGATGTCGCAAAATATCTTATTAGCAGCTCAACCATAGGTTTAAAATTTGTTGGAGATGAAATTCCTGCAGGTGAAGGATTTGGTATAATGTCACTAAAAAAAAATGCCCCATTGATTCAACAAATCAATGATGCCTTATTAAAAATGGAAGAAGATGGAACTTATTTAAACATTTATAATACGTATTTTGGCAATTAA
- a CDS encoding SLC13 family permease has product MQLFTHQFHLIVTVMTLFFAIISFIREKIPAHITALLVMATLLLFGVISTGEALSVFSNNAPITIASMFVIGAALKNTGVLDQMVSYLIRIAEKNFWLAIAAFYLFVLIASAFMNNTPIVIIMTPVIIMITRKFNHYPSKFLIPLSYIAIMGGTCTLIGTSTNLLVNGIVITSQVPSFNIFDISLPGLIMAVAGILFLLIFGDKLLPVRPLFTEEVFTPEAGNKHFIANAMVLPESESIGKTLDELGFPQGKDCLVIDIIRKDKSLTESLSHQQNQVDYLLRNIPLQSFDRILIRSNKEKLIAVNKLKGLILGAREGLSELREAKETVVMEGIVGPGSRLIHSHISSAWIRRRYNCHIWALHRQNKIIKKNFSKIPLKFGDVLLIEGTSEDLDDFFKNEEVISLTTYRKRAFSKKGLIALLTIIAVVVLSALNFMPISGLALIGAILVIFTECITPQKAYESIDWRILMLIFGMLTLSIAMEKTGIAEFIVQNTASFTSQFGARAILISIYFMTSLLTELMTNNAAAVLITPLIISLTLKLGLNPQPFIVAIMFAASASYATPLGYQTNTYVYNAGNYQFRDFLKIGIPMNIINLITAVLVIPLFWDLKQ; this is encoded by the coding sequence ATGCAACTATTCACTCATCAATTCCATCTGATTGTGACAGTGATGACTCTCTTTTTCGCTATCATCAGTTTTATTCGCGAAAAGATACCGGCTCATATCACAGCGCTGCTGGTCATGGCCACACTGTTATTATTTGGTGTTATCAGCACTGGCGAAGCCTTAAGTGTTTTCAGCAACAATGCGCCGATAACCATTGCGTCCATGTTTGTTATAGGTGCGGCATTAAAGAATACCGGCGTCCTTGATCAGATGGTATCTTACCTTATTCGCATTGCCGAAAAAAATTTCTGGCTAGCCATTGCCGCATTTTATCTATTTGTCTTGATCGCTTCAGCTTTTATGAATAACACCCCTATTGTCATTATCATGACTCCTGTGATTATCATGATAACAAGAAAATTTAATCACTACCCCTCAAAATTTTTAATTCCACTCTCTTATATTGCCATTATGGGTGGAACCTGTACGCTGATTGGAACGTCAACCAATTTACTGGTCAATGGAATTGTCATCACATCACAAGTCCCTTCTTTCAATATATTTGATATTAGCCTGCCTGGCTTAATCATGGCCGTTGCAGGAATATTATTTTTGCTCATTTTTGGCGATAAATTGCTACCCGTGAGGCCATTGTTTACGGAAGAAGTATTCACGCCTGAAGCGGGAAACAAGCATTTTATTGCCAATGCAATGGTTTTACCCGAATCTGAATCCATTGGCAAAACCTTAGATGAACTTGGCTTTCCTCAAGGTAAAGACTGCTTAGTCATTGATATCATTCGCAAGGATAAAAGCTTAACAGAAAGCTTATCGCATCAGCAGAATCAAGTTGATTATTTATTAAGAAATATTCCCTTGCAATCCTTTGACAGGATCTTAATCCGTTCCAATAAGGAAAAATTAATTGCGGTTAATAAGTTAAAAGGCCTTATATTGGGAGCCCGAGAAGGTTTGTCAGAACTGAGAGAAGCAAAAGAAACCGTTGTGATGGAAGGTATCGTGGGTCCTGGGTCAAGACTTATCCATAGCCATATCAGTTCGGCATGGATTCGACGGCGTTATAACTGCCACATTTGGGCTTTGCATCGTCAAAATAAGATCATTAAGAAAAATTTTTCTAAAATACCTTTAAAATTCGGTGATGTCTTACTTATTGAAGGCACATCGGAAGATTTGGATGATTTTTTTAAAAATGAAGAAGTGATAAGCCTGACCACTTACCGAAAGCGCGCATTCAGTAAAAAAGGATTGATTGCTCTTTTGACCATTATCGCGGTGGTGGTTTTATCTGCTTTAAACTTTATGCCTATCAGCGGACTTGCTTTAATTGGTGCCATTCTGGTTATATTTACGGAGTGTATTACACCTCAAAAAGCCTATGAGTCGATAGACTGGCGTATTTTGATGCTGATTTTTGGTATGCTGACCTTATCCATTGCGATGGAAAAAACAGGTATTGCGGAATTTATTGTCCAGAATACAGCCTCCTTTACCTCTCAATTCGGCGCACGTGCAATTCTTATCTCTATATATTTTATGACCAGTTTACTGACAGAGCTCATGACCAATAATGCAGCAGCTGTATTGATTACACCTCTCATCATCAGCTTAACCCTAAAATTAGGATTAAACCCCCAGCCTTTTATTGTGGCTATCATGTTTGCAGCAAGTGCCAGTTACGCCACACCTTTGGGATATCAAACCAACACTTACGTTTATAATGCCGGCAATTACCAGTTTCGCGATTTTCTGAAAATCGGAATTCCCATGAACATCATCAATTTGATTACAGCAGTTCTTGTCATTCCTTTATTCTGGGACTTAAAACAATAA
- a CDS encoding pyridoxine/pyridoxamine 5'-phosphate oxidase yields MPFNKMLEWFKKEKELGIEMDYTVLATVSPDSMPHSRVVAIRKIENEHLVFFTQKGTRKVEDLQHNPASSMTFFLPMQQRQIILEGTARPLSKDENQQFWQTLSRERQLRFSSYASTSGQAIENLDQLEKRKKELSEQYAHQSIPMSEFYCGFRFTPEYFIFYSLGSISFSEVIKYSKNAKGWEQQPLSP; encoded by the coding sequence ATGCCTTTTAACAAAATGCTTGAATGGTTCAAAAAAGAAAAAGAACTGGGAATAGAAATGGATTATACGGTCTTAGCTACGGTTTCACCGGATAGCATGCCCCATAGCCGAGTCGTCGCCATTCGCAAGATTGAAAATGAGCATCTTGTTTTCTTCACCCAGAAAGGAACGCGAAAAGTAGAAGATTTGCAGCATAATCCAGCCTCTTCCATGACTTTTTTCTTACCGATGCAACAACGCCAGATTATTTTGGAGGGTACTGCCAGACCACTGTCTAAAGATGAAAATCAGCAATTTTGGCAAACCCTATCTCGAGAACGTCAGTTGCGGTTTTCTTCCTATGCTTCAACTTCAGGACAGGCTATTGAGAATTTAGATCAATTGGAAAAAAGAAAAAAAGAACTTTCAGAACAATATGCTCATCAATCCATTCCCATGAGTGAATTTTATTGTGGATTTCGCTTTACCCCTGAATACTTTATTTTCTATAGCTTAGGTTCGATCTCCTTTTCTGAGGTTATAAAATATAGTAAAAATGCAAAGGGATGGGAGCAGCAACCGCTTTCTCCTTGA
- a CDS encoding CAP domain-containing protein, which translates to MNIIKRVILTLFCTSLLASQTMAAKIILTPEKELQYQQMVLQAVNQYRSSKGLSPLVLKTLISEEAKQHSLDMANKKMPFGHKDFDKRIMHIKNHIPSFKGGAENIACFKLPPKEVVKKWLTSRGHRRNIEGKYNLTGIGIVQDKKGWLYYTQIFVKNDQVKKTNLHRPVSKFLKFLS; encoded by the coding sequence ATGAACATAATAAAAAGAGTTATCCTTACCCTTTTTTGCACTTCCTTGCTGGCTTCTCAGACCATGGCTGCAAAAATAATCCTTACTCCTGAAAAAGAATTGCAATATCAGCAAATGGTGTTGCAAGCTGTCAATCAATATCGAAGCTCTAAAGGACTCTCTCCGCTTGTCTTGAAAACCTTGATATCAGAGGAAGCGAAGCAACACAGTCTTGATATGGCCAATAAAAAAATGCCGTTTGGTCATAAAGATTTTGATAAACGCATCATGCACATTAAAAATCATATTCCATCTTTTAAAGGTGGTGCGGAAAATATTGCCTGTTTTAAACTCCCGCCCAAAGAAGTCGTCAAAAAATGGTTAACCAGTCGCGGTCATCGGCGAAACATCGAAGGTAAATACAATCTAACCGGCATAGGAATTGTACAAGACAAAAAAGGCTGGCTTTATTACACGCAGATTTTTGTTAAAAACGATCAGGTGAAAAAAACCAATCTTCACAGACCAGTCAGTAAATTCCTGAAGTTCTTATCATGA
- a CDS encoding lipopolysaccharide biosynthesis protein, whose protein sequence is MSFILNLLIIIADQFMLFFINVLVARHTGEVLFGNFLVAIKGLLFIAAFLTLGLDSIISYYIPKLFHKGKHEEIVALLKSISKFAKPYYLAVLMAGLLLAIFILVSSAIFKAFYVFEIFHPVMLFLWGTVCIAIYNILIQLFRAVDYMRTSVILSFMQTVLYLIFSLICYRYYPLFFAKNVSYFPHFMILGYLLSYILIILIGCCLFFRTHFATRELSSSFGHEWKTKIYGYTIQNLNSYIFSAIPLIAIECFYHDEHSVGLFAAVVSIVSLAHISIYPLGVLMGPEISASLIQDGKQVKKILFKYLKICLSISIIATAVFGLCAKQILLFYKSNFIDALPYLYISLLSIITYAISMPLAKMIQYSKYGDILGSKLTLFFLIFQSISSVILVILFGIHGAVTTYVGTNIIYVMSMIFITRQIYRKLFS, encoded by the coding sequence ATGAGTTTTATCTTAAATTTATTGATCATTATTGCTGATCAATTTATGCTTTTTTTTATCAATGTTCTTGTAGCCAGGCATACAGGCGAGGTGTTATTCGGCAATTTTTTGGTGGCCATTAAAGGATTGCTATTTATTGCCGCTTTCCTCACTCTTGGGCTGGATTCTATTATTTCTTATTATATTCCTAAACTTTTTCATAAAGGCAAACATGAAGAAATTGTTGCCCTTTTAAAGTCCATTTCAAAATTCGCAAAGCCCTATTATCTCGCTGTTCTAATGGCAGGATTACTGCTGGCTATTTTTATTTTAGTCAGTTCGGCCATTTTTAAGGCTTTCTATGTGTTTGAAATCTTCCATCCCGTGATGTTATTTTTATGGGGAACCGTTTGTATTGCTATTTATAACATATTGATTCAGTTGTTTCGCGCCGTTGATTATATGCGAACCTCCGTGATTCTGAGTTTCATGCAAACCGTTTTATATCTTATTTTCAGCCTTATCTGTTATCGATACTACCCTTTGTTTTTTGCAAAAAACGTCAGTTATTTCCCCCATTTTATGATATTAGGATACCTCTTAAGCTACATACTGATTATCCTGATCGGATGTTGCCTATTTTTTCGTACACATTTTGCTACAAGAGAGCTTTCTTCATCCTTTGGCCATGAATGGAAGACGAAGATCTATGGATATACTATTCAAAACTTAAACTCTTATATTTTTTCCGCTATTCCTTTGATTGCCATTGAATGTTTTTATCATGATGAACATTCGGTAGGATTATTTGCAGCTGTGGTTTCCATTGTTTCCTTAGCTCATATTTCGATCTACCCTCTAGGTGTTTTAATGGGTCCTGAAATATCAGCTTCTCTCATTCAAGATGGAAAGCAAGTAAAAAAAATATTGTTCAAATATTTAAAAATTTGTTTGAGCATATCGATTATAGCGACTGCAGTGTTCGGCCTCTGCGCCAAACAAATCTTATTGTTTTATAAATCCAACTTTATCGATGCCTTACCTTATTTGTATATTTCTTTGCTATCGATTATAACTTATGCTATCTCTATGCCTTTGGCAAAGATGATCCAATATTCAAAATATGGGGATATCCTTGGTTCAAAATTAACGCTTTTCTTTTTGATTTTTCAAAGCATTTCCAGTGTTATTTTAGTCATTCTATTTGGTATTCATGGGGCAGTAACAACTTATGTGGGCACAAATATCATTTATGTGATGTCCATGATTTTCATTACGCGACAAATATATAGAAAGTTGTTTTCATAA
- a CDS encoding DNA-3-methyladenine glycosylase I, with translation MEKERCQWVGTDLLSIQYHDNEWGKPVYEDKLLFEFLILEGMQAGLSWLTILKKRQNYREAFDHFDAKRIVNYDSHKFKELMANEGIIRNKLKIQSIIINAGAFLKLKQEAGDFSTYIWSFVDNKPIINHWKNFREIPPQSVISDAMAKDLKQRGFKFVGSTICYAFMQAIGMVNDHTVDCFCHPESGF, from the coding sequence ATGGAAAAAGAACGATGTCAATGGGTTGGTACTGACTTGTTATCCATTCAGTATCACGACAATGAATGGGGAAAACCTGTTTATGAGGATAAGTTGTTATTTGAATTTTTAATTCTTGAAGGAATGCAAGCAGGACTAAGTTGGTTAACCATATTAAAGAAAAGACAAAATTATCGCGAAGCCTTTGATCATTTTGATGCGAAACGTATCGTGAATTACGATAGCCATAAATTTAAAGAGTTAATGGCTAATGAAGGTATTATTCGAAATAAATTAAAAATTCAATCCATCATTATCAATGCCGGTGCATTTTTAAAGCTGAAGCAGGAAGCTGGCGACTTCTCCACATACATATGGAGTTTTGTGGACAACAAACCCATCATCAATCACTGGAAAAATTTCAGGGAGATTCCGCCTCAGTCTGTTATTTCCGATGCAATGGCCAAAGATTTGAAACAACGAGGTTTTAAATTTGTGGGTTCTACGATCTGCTACGCCTTCATGCAGGCTATTGGAATGGTAAATGATCATACCGTAGATTGTTTCTGCCATCCTGAGAGTGGCTTTTGA